In a genomic window of Molothrus ater isolate BHLD 08-10-18 breed brown headed cowbird chromosome 17, BPBGC_Mater_1.1, whole genome shotgun sequence:
- the GID8 gene encoding glucose-induced degradation protein 8 homolog, with protein sequence MSYAEKPDEITKDEWMEKLNNLHIQRADMNRLIMNYLVTEGFKEAAEKFRMESGIEPSVDLETLDERIKIREMILKGQIQEAIALINSLHPELLDTNRYLYFHLQQQHLIELIRQRETEAALEFAQTQLAEQGEESRECLTEMERTLALLAFDNPEESPFGDLLNMMQRQKVWSEVNQAVLDYENRESTPKLAKLLKLLLWAQNELDQKKVKYPKMTDLSKGTIEEPK encoded by the exons ATGAGTTATGCAGAAAAACCTGATGAAATCACGAAAGATGAATGGATGGAAAAGCTTAATAACTTACATATCCAGAGAGCAGACATGAACCGCCTTATCATGAACTACCTTGTCACAG AGGGCTttaaagaagcagcagagaaatttcGGATGGAGTCTGGAATTGAACCCAGCGTGGATTTAGAGACTCTggatgaaagaataaaaatccgTGAGATGATCTTGAAAGGGCAGATCCAGGAAGCCATTGCATTGATAAACAGCCTccatccagagctgctggataCCAACAGATATCTCTACTTTCATTTGCAG CAACAGCACTTGATTGAACTGATTCGGCAGCGTGAGACTGAGGCAGCTCTGGAATTTGCTCAGACCCAATTAGCAGAACaaggggaggagagcagggaatgccTGACAGAAATGGAGCGCACGCTGGCTCTGCTTGCCTTTGATAATCCCGAAGAATCACCATTTGGAGACTTGCTGAACATGATGCAGCGACAGAAG gtatGGAGTGAGGTTAATCAAGCTGTTCTAGACTATGAAAATCGTGAATCAACACCCAAGTTGGCAAAATTACTGAAACTACTACTGTGGGCTCAGAATGAGCTGGACCAGAAGAAAGTGAAATACCCCAAAATGACAGACCTCAGCAAGGGGACGATTGAAGAGCCCAAGTAA